One window of the Cryptomeria japonica chromosome 7, Sugi_1.0, whole genome shotgun sequence genome contains the following:
- the LOC131856695 gene encoding uncharacterized protein LOC131856695, protein MADNATNFSSSEISLFCYDHGISLAHSSDYYPQGNSQAESSNKNLINIMKKLVSEKFKDWHKKLYEALWADRTSPKREIGMSLFELVYGVGAQVALPLELAATKLQTIIEDAYFQNSLEKRIMHLMRIDEERDKLVDRITEHQMRLKKIFDKQERSWKFMLGDQQLLIWDRRREPKGAHAKFESLWK, encoded by the coding sequence ATGGCTGACAATGCTACTAATTTCTCTTCTTCTGAAATTTCTCTATTCTGCTATGACCATGGAATCTCCCTTGCTCACTCATCcgattattatcctcagggaaacAGTCAGGCTGAATCCAGTAATAAAAACCtcattaatatcatgaaaaaattagtgagTGAAAAATTTAAGGATTGGCATAAAAAACTATATGAAGCCCTTTGGGCTGACCGTACATCCCCAAAGAGGGAAATTGGGATGTCTCTTTTTGAACTGGTCTATGGTGTAGGCGCTCAGGTAGCACTTCCTTTGGAGTTGGCAGCTACTAAGCTACAAACTATCATTGAAGATGCTTATTTCCAGAATTCTCTAGAAAAGCGTATTATGCACTTGATGagaattgatgaagaaagggataaaCTAGTGGACCGGATAACAGAGCACCAGATGAGGCTGAAGAAGATATTTGACAAGCAAGAAAGGTCATGGAAGTTCATGCTAGGCGATCAACAACTACTCATCTGGGACAGAAGAAGAGAGCCCAAAGGAGCGCATGCCAAGTTCGAATCACTTTGGAAATga